From one Bacteroides eggerthii genomic stretch:
- a CDS encoding DUF3408 domain-containing protein, producing MVKRKEVKINEEQIRSMMTGDIPTAVMEKIYGDNAAGSPKEDCKESETENRSGVSAKLDKVEDSNTSSGEEVPTPVLREKTRRKKNGLQDYPEHLFDNNVVRERRQTYVSSDNYERVRTLLSVVAPTVSISCYIDNILSAHLEQYRDELNAIYSSRINLKPL from the coding sequence ATGGTAAAGAGAAAAGAGGTTAAAATCAACGAGGAGCAGATACGCAGCATGATGACGGGTGACATCCCTACCGCCGTCATGGAAAAAATTTATGGAGACAACGCTGCCGGCTCCCCAAAAGAAGATTGCAAGGAATCGGAAACGGAAAACCGTTCCGGGGTTTCTGCCAAACTTGATAAGGTGGAGGATTCTAACACATCCTCCGGTGAAGAAGTACCGACCCCGGTCCTCCGGGAGAAAACACGCCGGAAAAAGAACGGCTTGCAGGATTATCCCGAACATCTGTTTGATAACAACGTTGTAAGGGAGCGCCGCCAAACCTATGTCAGCAGTGACAACTACGAACGGGTGCGCACCCTGCTTTCCGTGGTAGCGCCGACCGTCAGCATCTCGTGCTATATAGACAATATCCTCTCGGCCCACCTGGAACAGTACCGTGACGAGTTGAACGCCATCTACAGCAGCCGCATCAACCTGAAGCCGTTATGA
- a CDS encoding efflux RND transporter periplasmic adaptor subunit, with the protein MMNRQTWIAGITATTLLAVSLTACKPKQKGMETGQTLPVMVVSSQPVEFQEMYSASIRGRQDVDIMPQVLGRIMRLCVKEGEQVKNGQVLAIIDQVPYRAALRTAQANVSAAQAKTETAQIELQGKQALFDEKVISEYDLSLARNQLAVALAELEQAKAQETDARNNLSYTEIKSPSNGVVGTLPFRIGALVSPNMTQPFTVVFDNSEMYVYFSVSENKLRQLRARYGSIDKMISEMPEVSLQLNDGTLYGKKGYVETVSGVVNPTTGAVQIKALFPNPDHELLSGTIGNVVIQGLNADAILIPMTATVELQDKVIAYRLKNGKAEAAYLTVDRLNDGNHFVVKQGLSVGDTIIAEGVGLVKEGMIVTPKTVAP; encoded by the coding sequence ATGATGAATCGACAAACATGGATTGCCGGTATCACGGCAACGACCCTCCTGGCTGTTTCACTGACAGCCTGCAAACCGAAACAGAAAGGGATGGAAACAGGACAGACATTGCCCGTTATGGTGGTTTCTTCCCAGCCGGTTGAATTTCAGGAAATGTATTCTGCTTCCATCCGCGGACGGCAAGATGTGGACATCATGCCCCAGGTGTTGGGCCGCATCATGCGCCTGTGCGTGAAAGAGGGCGAACAGGTAAAAAACGGACAGGTGCTGGCTATCATAGACCAAGTGCCCTATCGGGCGGCATTACGCACGGCACAAGCCAACGTCAGCGCGGCGCAGGCGAAAACAGAAACAGCACAAATCGAACTGCAAGGCAAGCAAGCCTTGTTTGATGAGAAGGTCATATCCGAATACGACCTTTCCCTTGCCCGAAACCAACTGGCTGTGGCACTAGCCGAACTCGAACAGGCAAAGGCACAAGAAACGGATGCCCGCAACAATCTTTCATATACCGAAATAAAAAGCCCAAGCAACGGAGTAGTAGGTACACTACCTTTCCGTATTGGTGCACTTGTCAGTCCCAACATGACACAGCCGTTCACAGTGGTGTTTGACAATTCGGAGATGTACGTCTATTTTTCCGTATCCGAAAACAAACTACGCCAGTTAAGGGCACGATACGGCTCAATTGACAAGATGATTTCCGAAATGCCGGAAGTCAGCCTGCAACTGAATGACGGCACTCTCTATGGGAAGAAAGGATATGTAGAAACCGTCAGCGGTGTGGTGAATCCCACCACCGGCGCGGTACAGATAAAGGCGTTGTTCCCTAACCCCGATCATGAACTGCTGAGCGGAACCATTGGCAACGTGGTTATACAAGGATTGAATGCGGATGCCATCCTTATTCCCATGACTGCCACCGTGGAACTACAGGACAAGGTTATCGCCTACCGCCTGAAAAACGGAAAGGCCGAAGCTGCCTACCTGACCGTGGACCGTCTGAACGACGGCAATCACTTCGTTGTGAAGCAAGGGTTGTCGGTTGGAGACACCATCATTGCCGAAGGTGTAGGTCTTGTAAAAGAAGGAATGATTGTCACACCTAAAACCGTAGCCCCATGA
- a CDS encoding GNAT family N-acetyltransferase, whose protein sequence is MIIRTEHLIIRNFQKKDAEGLLEYLSRPRVNCFVGDRLSSEESALAYMFHSSKDMLRYAVCLQEDDFIIGDVFALREYADTYSVGWHFNQRFEGKGLAYEAATGFLDYLFHEADARRVYGFVEDDNLRSKRLCERLEMRNEGCMKEFISFVCHPDGTPKYEDTCIYAVLNKEWKNYKNK, encoded by the coding sequence ATGATTATTAGAACAGAACATCTTATCATTAGGAACTTTCAGAAGAAGGATGCCGAAGGGTTGTTGGAATACCTCTCCCGTCCGCGTGTCAATTGCTTTGTTGGCGACCGTTTGTCTTCCGAGGAATCAGCGTTGGCCTACATGTTCCATTCCTCCAAAGATATGTTGCGTTATGCCGTGTGTCTGCAGGAGGACGATTTCATCATCGGTGATGTTTTCGCTCTGCGCGAATATGCAGATACATATAGTGTAGGCTGGCACTTCAACCAACGCTTTGAGGGAAAAGGACTTGCATACGAAGCGGCAACAGGTTTTCTGGATTACCTTTTCCATGAAGCCGATGCACGGCGCGTTTACGGATTTGTAGAAGATGACAATCTGCGGTCGAAAAGATTGTGCGAACGACTCGAGATGAGGAACGAAGGATGTATGAAGGAGTTCATTTCGTTTGTATGCCACCCCGATGGGACACCAAAGTATGAGGACACTTGTATCTATGCGGTATTGAATAAAGAATGGAAAAACTATAAAAACAAATGA
- a CDS encoding ATP-binding protein, with translation MKILLQHKIFVGYFLLMAIIGSMVAIVLHERSRVQKIENESIAIFQTQHNINTAHRYVTTLVTYGESVMVWNDEDSLAYRERRVRTDSMLQTLRIQCKDFIQPEQIDSLRTLLAAKEDHLFQIMEATREQKKTDSLLFHQKPTVTTQTTTRTVTRKKKGIAGFFGGKETVQMPALTTRQSAPDKELISLLNKRKRDIETYTDSLRLCNKELNRKLRLLITSLDEQTWNAFRSKEKRLKASYEHSTFVITGLIIFSIILLFISYLVIQRDIKVKAKNRKHLEETIEQNIALLEMRKNIILTISHDIRAPLNVISGSAELAMDTREKKRRNTHLNNIRIVCRHVVHLLNNLLDVYRLNEAKETRNDVPFNLSALLERIAFGFSHVVNNKGILFSHDFIGTDVKLCGDVDRIEQILDNLLSNAVKFTETGTISLNARYNEGELVLEIKDTGIGMSEDALSRIFRPFERLGSVRNTEGFGLGLPITKGLVNLLGGTIDVTSGIDQGSTFRVTLPLKTTDETVESESLIIPHPAHLPRNVLVIDDDTMLLNVIKEMLERNGMNCTTCVTSKEVVKAMRGKDYDLLLSDIQMPGTNGFDLLTLLRNSNIRNSHTIPIVAMTARGDRDKDAFLHAGFTDYIYKPFSSSELLGLLSRIRTDRWEQKVDFSMVLSEVSDKHKALLSFISQSEKDKEELEAAIRAGGRQKLREITHRMQPMWEFLRMAEPLLAYRTLLKDSETSDKELNEYTRQIIDSTAMLIKAAEAEIERLTNETEDTDS, from the coding sequence ATGAAAATACTTTTGCAGCATAAGATATTTGTGGGATATTTCCTTTTAATGGCGATCATCGGTAGCATGGTCGCTATTGTTCTGCACGAGCGTAGTCGTGTACAGAAAATAGAGAATGAATCAATCGCTATTTTTCAAACCCAGCACAATATCAATACCGCCCACCGCTATGTGACCACGTTAGTAACTTACGGTGAATCCGTCATGGTATGGAACGATGAGGATTCCCTGGCTTATCGGGAACGACGTGTACGGACTGATTCCATGCTGCAAACATTACGTATACAATGCAAGGACTTCATACAACCCGAACAGATAGATTCTCTTCGTACATTGTTAGCAGCCAAAGAAGACCATCTGTTTCAAATAATGGAAGCGACCCGAGAACAAAAGAAAACGGATAGCCTTCTATTCCATCAAAAACCGACTGTAACGACACAGACAACCACCCGGACCGTTACCCGAAAGAAGAAAGGTATCGCCGGATTCTTCGGCGGCAAGGAAACCGTACAGATGCCGGCTCTTACAACCAGGCAAAGCGCACCGGATAAGGAACTGATCTCGTTGTTGAATAAACGGAAACGGGACATAGAAACTTATACAGACAGCCTACGGTTGTGCAATAAAGAACTTAACCGGAAATTGCGTTTACTTATTACAAGTCTGGACGAGCAAACATGGAACGCATTTAGGAGCAAAGAAAAGCGTCTGAAAGCATCCTATGAACATTCGACTTTTGTCATTACCGGCTTGATTATATTCTCAATCATTCTATTGTTCATTTCGTATCTTGTCATACAACGGGATATTAAGGTCAAGGCAAAAAACAGGAAGCATCTGGAAGAAACGATAGAACAAAACATCGCATTGCTGGAGATGCGGAAGAATATCATCTTGACAATTTCCCATGACATTCGTGCTCCTCTGAACGTCATCAGTGGCAGCGCGGAACTTGCCATGGATACCCGTGAAAAGAAGCGAAGGAACACGCACCTGAATAACATCAGGATCGTGTGCCGGCACGTTGTACACCTGCTCAACAACCTGCTGGACGTGTACCGTCTGAACGAGGCAAAAGAAACCCGCAACGATGTGCCGTTCAACCTGAGCGCCCTGTTGGAACGTATTGCTTTTGGCTTTTCCCATGTGGTCAATAACAAAGGCATCCTATTCAGTCACGATTTTATCGGTACCGATGTCAAGCTTTGCGGTGACGTGGACCGTATCGAACAGATTTTGGACAACCTGCTCAGCAATGCCGTTAAATTTACGGAAACCGGCACTATCAGTTTGAATGCCCGTTATAATGAAGGTGAATTAGTATTGGAAATCAAGGATACCGGCATAGGCATGAGTGAAGATGCGCTTTCACGTATCTTCCGCCCGTTTGAACGGTTGGGTTCCGTCAGGAACACGGAAGGTTTCGGATTGGGTCTGCCGATAACAAAAGGTCTTGTCAACCTGCTTGGCGGGACAATAGACGTGACGAGCGGCATTGACCAGGGTAGCACGTTCCGCGTGACACTTCCATTGAAAACCACGGATGAAACGGTAGAGAGCGAAAGCCTGATAATCCCACATCCGGCACATTTGCCTCGGAATGTACTTGTCATTGATGACGACACGATGCTGTTGAATGTGATAAAAGAGATGTTGGAGCGTAACGGGATGAATTGTACGACCTGCGTAACCTCCAAGGAAGTGGTCAAGGCGATGCGGGGCAAGGATTATGACTTGTTGCTTTCCGACATTCAAATGCCGGGTACCAACGGTTTTGATTTACTAACCTTATTGCGCAACTCGAACATCAGAAACTCCCATACTATCCCTATTGTAGCCATGACAGCACGTGGAGACAGAGACAAAGACGCTTTTCTCCATGCCGGATTTACAGACTACATCTATAAACCGTTTTCTTCTTCGGAACTACTCGGTTTGCTTTCGAGGATAAGAACAGATCGATGGGAGCAAAAGGTTGATTTCAGCATGGTACTCTCCGAGGTCAGCGACAAGCACAAGGCCCTGCTTTCCTTCATATCCCAGTCGGAAAAGGACAAGGAGGAACTTGAGGCCGCCATAAGAGCCGGCGGCCGGCAGAAGTTGCGTGAAATAACCCACAGGATGCAACCGATGTGGGAATTCCTACGGATGGCGGAACCCCTGCTGGCTTACCGGACTTTATTGAAAGACAGTGAAACAAGCGACAAAGAGTTAAACGAATATACCCGGCAGATAATAGATAGCACCGCCATGCTCATCAAGGCGGCGGAAGCCGAGATAGAAAGACTGACGAATGAAACGGAAGATACTGATAGTTGA
- a CDS encoding sigma-54-dependent transcriptional regulator: MKRKILIVEDNVGLSQIQKDWLSRAGYEAMTAMSEPIARSLIRRMQFDLILSDVRLPEGDGISLLEWLRKEKKDIPFIITTEYVSVPDVVRTIKLGARDYLPKPVHRDHLLELAEDVFHPVATVRKQERQLFHRTSPMLLKVEKFARLVAPSDMSVMILGANGTGKESVAQTIHNNSERYGKPFVAVNCGALPRELAASLFFGYEKGAFTGADMAKSGYFDLAKGGTLFLDEIGTMPHEIQSMLLRVLQENVYTPIGSGWERISDVRVISATNENMEQAIKEGRFREDLYHRLNEFEIRQPSLEECPEDILPLAEFFRERFSKELTRETQGFTEDAKRRMLAYRWPGNVRELQNRIKRAVLIAETPMLDMDGLDIAADTCLDEETNMPAIRPLKGEAFEKENIIRALNACDGHREQAARILNINPATLYRKMKKYGLK, translated from the coding sequence ATGAAACGGAAGATACTGATAGTTGAAGACAACGTGGGGCTGTCGCAAATACAGAAAGATTGGCTTTCCCGGGCCGGTTATGAAGCGATGACAGCCATGAGCGAGCCGATAGCCCGCTCGTTGATACGCCGGATGCAGTTCGACCTTATATTGTCGGACGTACGGTTGCCCGAAGGCGACGGCATTTCCCTTTTGGAATGGCTGCGCAAGGAGAAGAAAGACATCCCGTTCATCATAACGACCGAATACGTTTCCGTTCCGGACGTTGTGCGTACCATCAAACTGGGAGCCAGGGACTACCTGCCCAAACCTGTGCACAGGGATCACCTGCTGGAACTGGCGGAAGATGTGTTCCATCCGGTAGCCACCGTGAGAAAGCAGGAACGGCAGTTGTTTCACCGCACAAGCCCCATGCTACTGAAAGTGGAAAAGTTTGCCAGGCTGGTTGCCCCGTCCGATATGTCCGTAATGATACTCGGGGCCAACGGGACCGGCAAGGAGTCGGTGGCGCAGACCATCCATAACAATAGCGAACGATACGGCAAGCCTTTTGTCGCCGTAAACTGTGGTGCATTGCCCCGTGAACTGGCCGCTTCATTGTTCTTCGGGTACGAGAAAGGCGCGTTCACCGGGGCGGACATGGCAAAGAGCGGATATTTCGACCTGGCGAAAGGCGGCACGTTGTTCCTTGACGAGATAGGCACGATGCCGCATGAAATCCAATCCATGCTCCTCCGGGTATTGCAGGAGAATGTATATACCCCGATTGGTAGCGGCTGGGAACGGATTTCGGATGTCAGGGTCATTTCCGCGACAAACGAGAATATGGAACAGGCCATCAAGGAGGGACGGTTCAGGGAAGACCTTTACCACCGTCTGAACGAGTTTGAGATCCGGCAGCCATCCCTGGAAGAGTGCCCGGAAGACATCCTCCCGTTGGCGGAGTTTTTCCGCGAACGCTTCTCGAAAGAACTGACAAGGGAGACACAAGGATTTACGGAGGATGCCAAACGCAGGATGCTTGCCTACCGGTGGCCGGGCAACGTGCGTGAACTGCAAAACCGTATCAAACGAGCCGTGCTTATTGCGGAAACGCCGATGCTGGATATGGACGGGCTTGACATTGCAGCCGATACCTGTTTGGATGAGGAAACGAATATGCCTGCAATCCGGCCCCTGAAAGGTGAAGCGTTTGAGAAAGAAAACATTATCAGGGCTCTCAATGCCTGTGACGGGCATCGGGAACAGGCGGCGAGAATACTGAACATCAACCCTGCCACACTGTACAGGAAGATGAAGAAATACGGGTTGAAATGA
- a CDS encoding efflux transporter outer membrane subunit gives MKKTVIYIILSGWMFVSCGTYSRYHRPDLSTENLYRDVPTDIDTTNIAPLSWREMFTDPKLQSLIETGLERNTDLNVARLRVEAAEAALMTARLSYLPSLGLTAEGNANKHDGATAKTYNVGASASWELDIFGKLTAAKRGAAAALQGSRAYRQAVQTQLVATIADSYYTLAMLDAQMTISNRTLENWRTTVRTLEALKKVGKSNEAGVLQAKANVMRLEASLLSIRKSISETENALSAILAMPSHSIGRSDLAEAAFPDTVSIGVPLQLLSNRPDVRQAEMELAQAFYATNAARAAFYPNITLSGILGWTNNGGGVIVNPGQWLLNAIGSLTQPLFNRGVNIANLKIAKSRQEEAKLLFRQSLLNAGKEVNDALTAWQTAKSQIEINARQVETLCDAVRKTESLMRHSNTTYLEVLTAKQSLLEAEVQQLQTRFERIQSIIKLYHALGGGM, from the coding sequence ATGAAGAAGACAGTAATATATATCATATTGTCGGGATGGATGTTTGTCAGTTGTGGTACATACAGCCGGTATCATCGCCCTGACCTCTCAACGGAGAATCTGTATCGGGACGTACCAACGGACATTGATACAACGAACATAGCGCCCCTGTCGTGGCGGGAGATGTTTACCGACCCGAAACTCCAGTCCTTGATTGAAACGGGACTTGAACGGAACACAGACCTCAATGTGGCACGGTTGCGTGTGGAAGCGGCAGAAGCCGCCCTGATGACTGCCAGACTATCATATCTTCCATCACTGGGACTGACTGCCGAAGGTAATGCCAATAAACATGACGGGGCAACGGCAAAAACATATAATGTGGGAGCGTCGGCAAGTTGGGAACTGGACATCTTCGGCAAACTTACGGCGGCAAAGCGTGGTGCAGCCGCCGCATTGCAAGGAAGCCGTGCCTACCGGCAGGCCGTACAGACACAGCTTGTCGCCACTATTGCAGACAGTTACTACACCCTTGCCATGCTTGACGCACAAATGACAATAAGTAACCGGACTTTGGAGAACTGGCGGACTACCGTACGCACTCTTGAAGCGTTGAAAAAAGTGGGGAAATCAAACGAGGCCGGCGTATTGCAGGCAAAGGCGAACGTGATGCGACTCGAAGCATCCCTGTTATCCATACGCAAGAGTATTTCCGAAACAGAAAACGCCCTGTCTGCGATACTTGCCATGCCGTCACACTCGATTGGACGAAGTGATCTGGCCGAGGCTGCTTTCCCCGATACTGTCTCGATCGGAGTCCCTTTGCAACTGCTTTCCAACCGTCCCGACGTGCGTCAGGCTGAAATGGAACTGGCGCAAGCATTCTACGCCACCAATGCGGCCCGTGCCGCCTTCTATCCCAATATTACCCTCTCGGGAATTCTTGGATGGACTAATAACGGCGGTGGCGTAATCGTAAATCCCGGACAATGGTTACTTAATGCCATCGGTTCCCTGACACAGCCGTTATTCAACCGGGGCGTAAACATCGCCAACTTGAAGATAGCCAAAAGCCGTCAGGAAGAAGCCAAACTGTTGTTCCGGCAATCATTACTGAACGCAGGAAAGGAAGTGAACGATGCTCTGACCGCATGGCAGACGGCAAAATCGCAAATTGAAATCAATGCTCGGCAGGTTGAAACATTATGCGATGCTGTGCGAAAGACAGAATCGCTGATGCGTCATTCCAATACCACCTATCTGGAAGTGCTGACCGCCAAACAGTCTCTTCTCGAAGCGGAAGTGCAACAGTTACAAACTCGTTTTGAACGCATACAAAGTATAATTAAACTTTACCATGCGTTGGGAGGAGGAATGTAA
- a CDS encoding efflux RND transporter permease subunit gives MNLRFFIDRPVLSGVISVVIVLMGVISAFTLPVEQYPDIAPPTINVWATYPGANAETVQKAVIVPLEEAINGVEDMTYMTSTASNTGDASINIYFKQGANADMAAVNVQNRVNGVLSQLPAEATKTGVTTEKQQNAELLTFALYSPDDRFDQTFLNNYVKINVEPKLKRIGGVGKTQLFGSNYSMRLWLRPDKMAQYGLIPDDISSVLAKQNIEAATGSFGANHPTANEYTMKYRGRLSTAKEFGELVIKSLPGGDVLRLKDVANVELGDEYYNYSTEVNGHPAAIMLINQKAGSNASSTINEIHEVLDDLKRDLPEGAEFVVLTDTNKFLYASINSVIRTLIEAILLVIVVVYVFLQDIKSTLIPTISIFVSIIGTFAVMSMIGFSINLLTLFALVLAIGTVVDDAIVVVEAVQAKFDEGYQSPVLAADDAMKGVSSAILTSTIIFMAVFIPVAMMGGTSGAFYAQFGITMAVAVGISAVNAFTLSPALCALFLKPYIDEHGNTKNNFAARFRKAFNAVFDRLSRRYVRAVLYIIHRRWLLWGTIAVSFGLLVLFVNVTKTGLIPQEDTGTVMVSMNTKPGSSMAQTNKVMERINSRLDSIGEIEYSGAVAGFSFSGSGPSQAMYFMTLKDWDQRKGEGQSVDGVIGKIYAGTSDISDATVFAMSPPMIAGYGMGNGFELYLQDKTGGDIAAFKKEADKFVEALFRRPEIGEVYSSFATDYPQYWVDIDAAKCEQSGVSPADVLSTLSGYYTGSYVSDFNRFSKLYHVTMQAPAEYRINTESLNLMYVRTVDGSMAPLSQFVRLTKTNGPSDLTRFNLFNAISINGSPASGYSSGQVIKAIGETAREVLPATCSYEFGGLSREESKTTNNASLIFVLCMVLIYLILCALYESAFIPFAVLLSVPCGLMGSFLFAWLFGLENNIYMQTGLIMIIGLLAKTAILLTEYAGKRRSEGMTLAQAAYSAAKVRLRPILMTVLSMVFGLIPLMMAHGVGANGSRSLATGVIGGMIVGTLALLFLVPSLFIVFQYIQERVKHN, from the coding sequence ATGAACCTGCGCTTTTTTATAGACCGCCCGGTGCTTTCGGGCGTTATCTCTGTAGTAATTGTACTGATGGGGGTTATCTCGGCATTCACTCTTCCGGTGGAGCAATATCCGGACATAGCCCCACCTACCATCAACGTGTGGGCCACCTATCCCGGTGCCAATGCAGAGACGGTGCAGAAAGCTGTAATAGTTCCTTTGGAAGAAGCCATCAATGGTGTGGAGGACATGACCTATATGACCTCCACGGCCTCCAATACGGGCGATGCTTCCATCAACATCTATTTCAAGCAGGGGGCCAATGCCGATATGGCGGCGGTAAATGTGCAAAACCGCGTCAACGGCGTGTTAAGCCAGCTTCCGGCAGAAGCCACCAAGACCGGTGTCACCACCGAGAAACAGCAGAACGCCGAGCTGCTGACATTTGCACTTTATTCTCCCGATGACCGTTTTGACCAGACATTTCTCAACAATTACGTAAAGATCAATGTGGAACCGAAGTTAAAGCGTATCGGCGGTGTGGGGAAGACGCAACTGTTCGGCTCCAACTACAGTATGCGCCTTTGGCTGCGTCCCGACAAGATGGCACAATACGGACTGATTCCCGATGATATATCATCCGTCTTGGCCAAACAGAATATTGAGGCTGCCACCGGTTCGTTCGGAGCCAATCATCCTACGGCCAATGAATACACGATGAAGTATCGTGGACGTCTCTCTACAGCGAAAGAGTTCGGCGAACTGGTAATCAAGTCCCTGCCCGGTGGTGACGTGCTGCGGCTGAAAGATGTGGCTAACGTGGAACTCGGCGATGAATATTATAACTATTCTACCGAAGTGAATGGCCATCCGGCGGCTATAATGCTTATCAACCAGAAAGCCGGTTCCAACGCATCAAGCACCATCAATGAAATTCATGAGGTACTTGATGACTTGAAGCGCGACCTGCCGGAAGGGGCTGAGTTCGTGGTGCTTACCGATACCAACAAGTTCTTGTACGCCTCTATCAATTCTGTCATCCGGACACTTATTGAAGCGATACTTCTGGTTATCGTGGTGGTATATGTGTTTTTGCAAGATATTAAGTCCACGCTTATTCCTACGATATCCATTTTCGTCTCCATTATCGGTACGTTCGCTGTGATGTCCATGATAGGCTTTTCCATCAACCTGCTCACACTTTTTGCCCTTGTGCTTGCTATAGGTACGGTGGTGGATGATGCCATCGTGGTGGTGGAGGCTGTGCAGGCTAAGTTCGACGAGGGTTATCAGTCGCCTGTACTTGCCGCTGATGATGCGATGAAAGGCGTTTCGTCGGCCATCCTGACTTCTACCATTATTTTCATGGCAGTGTTTATCCCTGTGGCAATGATGGGCGGCACTTCCGGGGCTTTCTATGCCCAGTTCGGCATCACGATGGCGGTTGCCGTGGGCATCTCGGCGGTCAATGCATTCACCCTCTCACCTGCGTTGTGTGCTTTGTTCCTGAAACCTTATATCGACGAACATGGAAACACGAAGAATAATTTTGCGGCACGCTTCCGTAAAGCGTTCAATGCTGTCTTCGACCGTTTGAGTCGCCGTTATGTACGCGCGGTACTATATATCATCCATCGCAGGTGGCTATTGTGGGGCACTATTGCTGTCTCATTCGGGCTGCTGGTCTTGTTTGTCAATGTGACGAAAACGGGGCTTATCCCGCAGGAGGACACCGGAACGGTAATGGTGAGCATGAACACGAAGCCCGGCTCCTCCATGGCTCAGACAAACAAAGTAATGGAGCGTATCAACAGCCGTCTTGACAGCATCGGCGAGATTGAATACAGCGGAGCGGTGGCAGGATTTTCGTTCAGCGGTTCCGGTCCTTCGCAGGCCATGTATTTCATGACACTCAAGGACTGGGACCAGCGCAAGGGCGAAGGGCAGTCGGTGGATGGCGTGATAGGCAAGATTTATGCCGGTACCTCTGACATTTCCGATGCTACAGTATTCGCCATGTCGCCACCGATGATTGCAGGTTACGGCATGGGTAACGGTTTTGAACTCTACTTGCAGGACAAAACGGGAGGAGACATTGCCGCATTCAAGAAGGAAGCGGATAAATTCGTAGAGGCACTGTTCCGCCGTCCCGAAATAGGTGAAGTCTATTCGTCCTTTGCCACTGACTATCCCCAGTATTGGGTGGACATTGACGCAGCGAAATGCGAACAGTCGGGCGTCTCTCCGGCCGATGTGCTGTCCACGCTTTCCGGATATTATACCGGTTCGTATGTATCGGACTTCAACCGATTTTCCAAACTCTATCATGTCACCATGCAGGCGCCGGCAGAGTACCGCATAAATACTGAATCGCTCAATCTGATGTACGTGCGTACCGTTGATGGCAGTATGGCACCACTGAGCCAGTTCGTGCGTCTGACCAAAACCAACGGTCCTTCCGACCTTACACGGTTCAATCTTTTCAACGCCATATCCATCAATGGCTCTCCTGCATCGGGTTACAGCTCCGGTCAGGTAATTAAGGCTATCGGAGAGACTGCACGTGAGGTACTTCCTGCCACTTGCAGCTACGAGTTCGGAGGTCTGTCTCGCGAGGAGAGCAAGACTACCAACAATGCCTCGTTAATATTCGTGCTCTGCATGGTCTTGATATACTTGATATTATGCGCTCTCTATGAAAGTGCATTCATTCCGTTTGCCGTATTATTGTCCGTGCCTTGCGGACTGATGGGCAGCTTCCTGTTTGCATGGCTGTTCGGACTGGAGAACAACATCTATATGCAGACTGGACTGATCATGATTATCGGCCTGCTTGCCAAGACAGCCATCCTGCTTACCGAATACGCCGGCAAGCGGCGGTCGGAAGGCATGACGCTGGCACAGGCGGCATACAGTGCGGCAAAAGTCCGCCTGCGCCCCATATTGATGACCGTGTTGTCCATGGTGTTCGGTCTTATCCCGCTGATGATGGCTCACGGCGTGGGTGCCAATGGCAGCCGTTCGCTTGCCACAGGTGTAATCGGCGGAATGATTGTCGGTACTTTGGCTCTGTTGTTCCTTGTGCCGTCACTGTTTATTGTATTCCAATATATCCAAGAACGTGTTAAGCATAATTAA
- a CDS encoding dihydrofolate reductase family protein: MAKIQATTAMTLDGFLPETDNVLTQWVMTHRKGFVHWREHCNAWILPHSILDLICEKDSKTVSFTYLAEVHDTESLELLRGLFHYNLVDELIIYLFPYSMGKGNSVQDILPSRQWQLHKVTAFSNGICCLIYRNPCRI; encoded by the coding sequence ATGGCAAAGATACAGGCAACAACAGCAATGACACTGGACGGATTCCTGCCGGAAACCGACAACGTGCTGACGCAATGGGTAATGACCCACAGAAAAGGGTTTGTTCATTGGCGGGAACACTGCAATGCCTGGATCTTACCTCACTCCATACTGGATTTAATTTGCGAGAAAGACAGCAAAACCGTTTCTTTTACCTATCTGGCAGAAGTTCATGATACAGAATCCCTTGAACTTCTGCGTGGGCTATTCCATTACAACCTTGTGGATGAGCTTATTATTTATCTGTTTCCTTATTCCATGGGAAAGGGAAATTCCGTACAGGACATTCTTCCTTCCCGACAATGGCAGTTACATAAAGTCACAGCTTTTTCCAACGGTATCTGCTGCCTGATTTACCGTAATCCATGCAGGATATAA